A region of the Ovis canadensis isolate MfBH-ARS-UI-01 breed Bighorn chromosome 10, ARS-UI_OviCan_v2, whole genome shotgun sequence genome:
CGCAGCGTGTCGCAGGCCTCCAGCAGGGGCTGCCGCTCCAGGAGCCGCTGCTGCCTCGCCTCCCCAGGGGCCTCCCCGGAGGCCAGAGCAAACTGTCGGACCTTCAGCCGGAAGCGGACCAGCTCCTCCACCAGGCTGTGCAAGGCGGCCGGGCTGCCCGCCCCTGGAACACACTGAGGGATGCGGGGGTGTGTTGGGGTGAGTGGGGCAAGTGGTGTGTGCGGGGGTGTGAGCTGGGTGTGTAGGCGTGAGTGGGTGTGAACAGGCAGCCGAGGGCCTGGGGCGCATCTTCGTCCCAGCGTCCAGGCCGTGGGCTCTGGGAGATGCCGGCGTCCTGGCCCCACCCCGACCTCAGCAGGGGTGGGCTCTGGGAGATGCCGGTGTCCAGGCCCGGCCCCCTCTCTGGCACAGGATGGACTCAGAGGTGCCAGCGCCTAGGTGTCAGGATAGGAAAGCTGAGGAAGGCTCAGATGGGGGACCAGAGGCTGGCGCTGGATGCCTCTCGGGACGGGGCTGGGCCTCTGCCGTCCCGGGGACCCTGACGGGTGGGACCTGCAGAGCTCACCACAGCTGCTGCGTCCACTGGGGGGTTCCCTACAGGACACAAGGGGCCCGGAGCACACTGCAGCCGCGGCGGACGCTGGTCTGCTCAGAACCTCATCACCAGCTAATGCGTGCTAGCTCTCAGCATGCGTGCGCGCCTTCAAGGACCGTGACACGTCTTACACATGTGAGAAGTCTGGCCTTACACATTAAAACCAGCATTTATGAAGGGAGAAAGCGTCTGTTACATGCTGGCATGTAGCGAAGTCCCGAAACAGGACTGAAAAGAGACGGCAAGCATACCTGTCGCTCGGCCAGAGAAATGCCCACCGTCTCAAAGAACTGCTCCACGGAGGCCACGATGGCCCCCAGCACGGCGGGGCTCCGGGCACCACGGGGCTCCTGTGACAGTCACCGGGGAGGGCGCTCAGAGGCCAGAGCGCGGCCCCCGCAGGCCAGCCTGGGCGGGCAGGGGGCGCAGCCcccagggaggccgggcgtgtgCTCTGCGCACCTGTACCGGTAGGTGGCCCCCCGGGGGTCACAGGGTCACGAGCCTCCGTGGAGAGCCTGGCCCGGGGCGGGCGGGCCGGGGGCCAGCTGGGGTCGCACCGCGGCCTCCACCCCTAGCTGACGTCGCTGTGACCCACTCAGACCCCGCGGAGCCCGGGAGGTGATGGCATATCCCGGGCTCCTGTCCACACCCGGGGCCCCAGTGCCCCCCTCGGGAGATGACTGCTCCTGGGGAGCCCTGGGGGCCCGGGCTGGGAGCGGGGCCGCCTGGCGGGATGGCAAGCGCGGCCCGGGAGTTACCTCGGCGGCCGCCTTCAGCTGCCTGTTCCCGTGGTGGACGAGGTCCATGACGGCATCCACCGCCCGCACTGTGTCGAAGTCGTCCGCCAAGGCCGCCTGCACGGCCGCCTTGGTGCGGCCCAGCCTGGGGGAGGAGAGCGCGGGGCTGTCGTCTGTCCCCCCCACATCCCCAGCTGTAGCGTCAGGTCCCCTGCGGGCCCCTCGCTCACACATCCTGCACGCCCACCCGGCCATCCCTTGCCCCAGGATCCCCCGCTCCCCGGGCACAGGGGAGGCCTGGCAGAGCCCCGAGCAACCCCGCTGGAGACGCAGAGCTCTGCTGTGCCTGCTCCTGCGCCCAGAGCTGCGTTACCCAGCGTAGCCGGCCCTCCGtggacagacacatggactccccGCTCGCCTGTGAGCAGGCCACCGTCCGCCCGTGCCCCCGCCCGGGGGTCCCATGGCCAACAGCTCCCGACCTCGCGGGTCCGGTGCTCGGCTCCATGCTGCGCTCCGCCGTGGGGGCCAGCAGGCCACTTCGTCTGTCTCTTCCCAACGCCCCTTCCCGAGCAGCCCCGGAGGAGTCCAGTCTCACCACTCTCCAGGGTCCCCAGGGGGCGACACCAAGCCCCCAGACCCAGCGGCCTCAGCCCCTGGTGCCCCGACGGCCTCCTCTCGCCCCCGTCACCTCCCCAGCTTCTCACCGTCCCTGACGTCAGCCGCAGacccccttcctcccccacccccgtatCCTGGACGTGATTCAACGGCCTCCCGGGCCCgctccccacccgcccccacGCGGCTCACGCCTCGGGGCCCTCGCTGGGCACCCACCTTTCCCATAGCACGTCCTCCTGGACGGGGCCGCCGGCCAGCTGCCCCCTCACGTAGGCCCGCGCATCCTCCACGAAGGCGGCCGTGGCCCGCAGCAGGCGCCTGGCCTCCAGCAGGGCGCCCTCGCTGTAGTCGACGGCTGCGGGGTGGGGGCAGTCACGGGTGCAGCCTTGCCTGTGGGCCAGGGAGGGGCTGCCCCCTCTTGACCCTGCACTGGGGGGTGGCCCTGCTGAGGCTGCTGGTCAGGCCCTGGGCCCGCTCATCTCTGCCCGGCTCAGGACGTGGCAGGGGCGGCGGGAAGAACCCCAGGCCCCGTGAGGCGGAGGGGGGCTCAGGCCTGAGGGCAGACCTGTGGCCGCCGGGCGAGGGCAGCACGCCAACGGGGGGCGTCTCCCTGGGTCTCAGGGTCCCCAGGAGCCGTTGGACTCGGGCCACGCGGCCAGCTCACCTGACCTGTAGCTGCTCCGCAGGCAGAAGAGGCGGAAGACGTCTGGAGAGGTGGAGCGGAGGAAGTCCTGGTGGGGGCACACGGGTGAGATGAGCCACTGACCCTCCGGCTGGACGGACGTTTCTCTGCACGGCCTTCCCCACCGGACGTTTCTCTGCACGGCCTTCCCCACCCACCTGCAGCCGTACCCGCCCGCGCTGCGCCTGCTCTCTGGCCGGACGGCCCAGCCCGCAGCCCAGCTCACCCCCGAGAGGACGGGCGTGGGTGCCTGTATTTCAGTGTGGTCAGCGCCTGTCTGAATCCCGCAGACTGCACTCTACTCAGAAACACTGAGCTGAGGAAGGTCCCCAGGCCTCACCAGGCCACCCCCGAGATCCACACGAAGACCCGTCTGACCGGGTTATCTCCGCATCCACGTCCGCCTCCTGACACTCCTCGGAGTGTGGAAAAGGGGTCTTTCCCAGTCCTTTTAGCCCCCCACACCAGCCAACTGGAGGCCCACCCAGGGGACGCTGCAGTCTGCACGTGAATTTACGCGGTCCCGAGCCCTGGGTCTTGACCTCCTGGAGACTGGCGCCTGAGTGCAGCCGTGACTACAGGGACCGCACCAGGATGGGGGAGAGACCCGGGGACCCGGGTGGGCCTCCCGCTCAGGGCAGCCTCCACGACGCGTCGGCAACGTGGGGGCCCCGAGAGGCATGCTACCTTAATGGTGATGTAGTTCTTGAGCGACTTGGACATCTTCTCTCCTCCACCCTTCACGTGCAGGTGCCCTGAAACGAGAGTGCAGCAGCTCTTCAGGCGGGAAGGAGGAGCCCTCCCCGGAGCCCAGCCTCCGGGGACCCTGCCCCTCACTGCCCCCTCGTGGGTGCTGGCACAGAGCCCCCCGACCCGCTGGCCAGGAAGGGGGCCACGCCCACTGGCCGGGCATCACAACGCGGGGaccaccctccccctcccatgACTCATAAACGGCGGGGGGGACACCCTCTGCTTCCATGGACTGCGGGCCTGAGCAGGCCTGAGTGCTTTCCCGCAGTAGCTGTTTCACCGGTGTGCCCCGCCCAGCACCATCTCAGTCCTGTGTATGTGAAAGATGGGGAACCTGAACCCCTCAGGACGCTTCCATCCGAGCCAGGACCTCCTCCAGGACCGCCTGGGCTCCAGGCTCACTTCCCAGGAAGCTCCTTTCCCAGCAGAAGGCTCGTGCACCTTCCCTGACATGCTTCACCCCAGGGTGCCCAAGGCCAACTTTCCTGAGAACTGGTTACAGCGCGGCTTCTAGAGAAACACCTGACCCTGAACACGCAACCCTAGAAGCACGCGGCCTATACCACGTGCAGCGGACGTCTCACAAAACCGACGGCGTCTGGAGAACGAAGCCCATCCGACTGCTGAGCCCCACGTCCACCTCCCTGTGTGCGCGGAGGCACGGGGTCGTGTGCGagtttgcgaccccagggaccatagcctccaggctcctctgcccctgggatcctccaggcaagaacactggggtgggctgccatgccctcctccgggggatccaatgggcccagggatggaaccgcgtctcttacgtctcctgctttggcaggtgggttccttaccactgcaccacccgggaagtccaggAAAATAGATCGCTTCTCCAGGTGTTGGGACACGCCACTGTTCCTCCAGAACACGGAGCGAACCCTCCCACCCGCCCGCATCTAAACGACGGGACCCACATGTGTGCACACGGGCCTCCGTGAGCGCTGGCACTGCTGACGCTGCCACCTGTGCCCAGACCCACGGTCACCCGGGGCGCCGGCGCTGACGGCAGGCCCCGCGTCCTCACGAGCAACACCAGCGGTTAACACGGGGTCACCCGATCCCGGCCCAGGGACGGGAGCACTGCCTCACCGGGCCCTGTGACTCCTCCCCGCACGGGCTGCGGCACTCTGCTCTCCCGTCCCTCACCCAGGGGGAGACGGTTCCACGTGGCTTCTGAAGAGAGGTGTGGGCCCCTGACGGGAAACACGCGGGTCCTGGGGGCCCTGCTGGTCCCTGCCTGGGAGCCCCGGAGGAACGGCTCATCGGGTGCTGGGCCGGCAGGAGGGAGTGATTCCGGCCACTGTCGAGCTCGGAGCAGCGCACAAAGTAGACGCCAGACCTCAGCTCCGGCGCCGGGGGCAGCAGCCTGGCCCGCCGCTCAGCCGACCTCGGGCAACACCAGGCTGGGGTCACGTGGACTGTGAGGGGCCCCGGCAGGGCAGACGCTGGGGCTGGGCAGCTCGGGGCTGGGAGCAGGCGCGAACTTGGGGTGAAGGAGACGCGGCAGTGAGCGCACCCCCGTCACCGTGGCGACCTCGCCGCGGACCGGAAGCAGCTTCACACGTGCTGAAGCCGGAGCTGCTGCCTTTAGTACCACCTGGCCAGAAAACCCGGCTCCCTGAACCCAGGGACTCACGAGGCAGTGCCTGTGCCCACGCCGCTGCTCACCTGTGGCTCCCGACCTGACCCGCACCGAAGCCCTGTACCCCCCGCCCTCCGACAGCTCCAGGGCCCGTCCCAGGGCGGCGGTGACACCAGCGGGCGGCGGCCCTGCGACCTCTGCCAGGACGGGGCCACGCTCACGCCCCCGGGCTTCACGGGGTCTCCAGAGCCGCCTGCTCGGGACGCCGCCGCTTCACCCCTCGCTGTGCGCTCCTGGGAGTGGACGGCTGGTGTCAATCACGAGCTGCCGAAACAGTGAGGGGAGAGCGGTGCTCTCAGAGGCTGACAGACGCTCGTGGTGATGCCGCCACAGCTCCAGGCCGGCGCAGTCATGATCACTAGGGCGGCCCGCTGAGACCCCTCGTCACAGCTTCACCGAAAGGAACTTCCATGGAACAGCACTGCTGGTTTCCGAATTCTCTTCAGCTCACATTTCAGTTCCAAAAGACGCACTCGGCTTTCCCGCCCAAGGAAATTCTCGTCCGACCGACTGCACGCCAGGGACCGTTGGAGGGGCGGCTGTTCCTTGTTCTGTGAGCTGATCTTTTGTTGCTCAGcggctcaggcgtgtccgactccttcCGACCCcacgactgcagcacaccaggcctccccgtccatcaccagctcccggagctcactcaaacccatgtccatcgagtcggtggtgccatccagccatctcatcccctgtcgcctccttctcctcccaccttcaatctttcccagcatcagggtcttttccagtgagtcggctctttgcatcaggtggccaaaggattggagcttcagcctcagtccttcccgGGAGTGTTCAGGGCTGCCCTCCTTTAGGACGGGCTGGACCGACCAGCGGCCGTGGGTGCACCCAGTGGGGCTCTCGCAGAGCTGACGGGACAGAGGCGGGCAGAGCGGCGGGAGCCGGCACTCACCAGAATGCAGGAAGTAGTTGCCCCACTGCGGGCACTGGTGGAAGGCCTCGCACTGGGCGATCTCGTTCTCGTGGTGCGGGAACGCCAGGTCCACGCCGCCCGAGTGGATGTCCAGCCGACTTCCGAACACCAGACTGCAAGGCACGGGGCAGAGCAGGGAGTTACCCGGGTCCAGCCACACCGTCTCCACGCCCTTCCTGAGGTCACGCCTGCCAGCCCTCTGCACACACCAAACGGAGCCCAGTTCTAAACGCGTGGTAATCCGGCTGACGCATGCAGAAACTGAGATTCTGTTTTCACGTCATGAAAACCCCGAGTTCACAGCTTTTTCTCCTCGTAAAGACACTCTACTTTCTCTGCTCTGCACTGAAGATGTggttttaaaaacatcaaaaagtATGCATGCTCCGCTGACCGAGCCGGGCACCGCCCCAGCGTCCAGATCAGCACAGGTGAGGCTTACCTGGCGATGGTGGAACACTCGATGTGCCAGCCGGGCCTCCCGTTGCCCCACGGGGAGCCCCAGAAAGGCTCCTGGGGCTTCGCCGCCTTCCACAGTGCGAAGTCGCTGGCATGCCGCTTGTCGGAGTCAACTGCCAACGACAAGTGGTCCGTCAGCAGAGGGAACCCAGAGCCAACATCACAGCGGCCACGGAACAGCCGGGACGCCCACCCCAGAGTCCGCTCCTCGGGGAGGCAACCACACGTCTCTCCTGCAAGTCTTTTCTCCTTCCCACGTGCAGGCCGCAGCCCCCAGACCCCCTGACCAGAGCACGCCAGAAGCAGGCGGACCCCCAGCTGTCGGCCaagaaaattttttcttatttttccctaaAAGGCATTGCTGATGCTGGAATGTGTACTGGGCGTTCCCTCCCCGCTTCCCGAGGGCCAGGCCACTCCTTGCCGGCGTGGACGGTCAGGGCAGCGGGAGGCGCGCCTGGAGCAGAGATGACAAGCACGGCTCAGGAGTccgcacacagccagggacaGGGCCGATGGGACGCGGTCCGCGGGGCGGGGCTTGTGCCTGGAAACACCTGCTCTGCTGGGGTTCTGATCgcttgtgtttgactctgttaCGTAGTATCCTTTCTAAAGTGTTTTTAATATAGTGCTATACACTTCCTATTGCTTCTCTATAAAACCGACTTTGACCTAACAGAACCCTGGAGCAGAAGCGGGTACAGGAACAGACACAAACATGGCAGGAAGGCGCCAGATGCTGAAACACACACGGGAACCTGCTACAGGGGAAATTCACACGGCGTTTACACACGATGGACCACCTCGGACAAGAGCGGCAGGACGGACCAGAGTGTTAAGACAGGGCACACGGACGAGCCTGTGCGCAGAGGTGACTGGGGAGGAATGAGAGGCCGGGGAGCCCCAAGACCTCCACGTGAGCTCTGGTCCAAAACCCCTAAATTTAAACCTCAGCCGCGACCGACGTCTGAGGAGCAGGCCTTCTCACCCCCGACCCGCCTCGGGAAGGTCTGGCTCTCTCCCCGGAAGCCCCGCAGGAGGTGGGGGGACCCACCTGGCTCTCCCGCCGGCACGGGTGCCACGCCAACCAGCTTGCCGTACCTGTCGCCTCGCGACTGCAGGTCGAAGTAGACGTTGCCTGTTTTGTTAAAGGAATGGTGAAGCCCACTTCTCAGCCGTCAACATCCGCGTCTACGCGCGCATCACAGCTAACAGTGTTAGAACTCAAACACAGGACGCGGCCTCTAGCCCCAGCTGGCCCTCCCTCATGTCTAAACCGCCCTGACCTAGGGAAGCACGCGTGCGGACGCGCCGCGGCCGTCCAGCGGTGGAGGCGGAAACACAAAGGGAAGGTTGCTGGGTTCACTGGCGGCCTGCATTCAGCTCTGGCCATGTTACACACCCACCAACCGAGACGCCCCTTCCTAGTCCAGACACCGCGAGAGCACCCTGCCGCTCAGACCGCAGGCAGCTCCTCACATGCATTACCGTGGGGCGCCTTCCCTGAGCTGCACGCGGGCTCCTGGGCGCCCTGCGGAGCCAGGGCGGCCCCCGCCCCTGACCCATGAGGTGGCGGTGGGGAAGGAGCCACGTTCAGGAGGGCTGCGGCCAGAGGCACTGCGCTCCTGACGGCCGGTGCACCCCACGGTCAGTGCCGGGCCGCGGTCAGTGCCGGGCCGCGGTCAGCTGAGACTTTTCAGCTGGACCTGCCTAGCTCCGACCCCGCCCTGACCCTCGTCTGCACCGCCCTTCTCGGCCTTGAGGGTGGGGGCTCACCTTCCGTCTGCACCGCCCTTCTCGGGGGCCGTGGCCTGGACGGGGGGCTCACCTTTTGCTGTGCAGTAAGCATGCCCGTTGGCGATGAGTCTCTCAATGAAGGCGACGATCTGAGGCACGTGCTCGGTAACCCGTAGGTAGGCGGTGGGTGGGAGGACCTGCAGGAGGGCACGGACCTGCAGTCTCCCCGGCCCCACACGGACAGAGGCCCCGCTGGACCGGCTCCATCGCTCGGGCTTCTCACCAGCCACCTACCTTCAGGGCTGCCATGTCCTGTTTGAAGTCTTCTTCGTAAAGACGGGCCAGGGACGCGGGCGACACGCTCATCTGCAAGATAATGAGGCGGGGGTCTGTCTGCAGGGGTCAGGATGGGGCCTTGGAGGGCAGCTGCCTCCACGGGCACTGCTCACAGAGAGCCCTGTGCCTGCTTTTCCCCAACCCCCCCAAAACGAAAATCATCCTGGAAACTGCAGCCTGGGGATGTTTACTGAAGAGATGAACCCGGTGGGCAGAGTGTCCTCTTCACGGCAGCCGTGGGCAAGACAACACATGCCTCTCTTAGCTCTCTTTGCAATGTGGAGACGGTGCCACTGAATCCCCCTAGACGGCCCCGGGGCCCCGTGTACACGGTAAGGCTCCGGGGACGGAAGACACCAGGTCGGGTCGCCAGGCCCAGTGGCTCCTCCCGAGTGGCCCCTGGTGGCGGAGCAGGCCTCCCCAAGAAGCAGTCAGCCAGCATCCGCCAGGGGCAAAGGCCAAGCAAACCACAGACCAAACACCCAGCGTCACTGTGCTGCTTTGGAAGTTTTTCTGACGGCACGCAATTCTGGACCCAAAGAGCAGCAGATGGCCTGATGAGTTGGCCTGGTTTTCGGAGTTTTCCTCATGAGTTTCCTGAGCAGTAATCCTCTCCTGGGGGCGGGAGGGAAGTGTGCCCCCGCCCGGCCCCTCCCGGAAAGCAAATACCTTCACTCTCCTCGCACGGTGTGCAGGCCCTGGGCACGCAGTGCGCTGAGCCGTGATGCAcacgagtgcacacacacacgccctcAGCCACAGATCCACGCGTGGCACACGAGTgagtgtgctcacacacacacggggGCAGACCACGTGTGACGCCCTGCTCAAGGACACGCGTGCACACCCTGGGTGGCCGCTGCCAGCGCCTCCAGAAGAACCTGAAACTGAGCACCTCGTTCAGGCGCTGCTGAGGACCCGCCAGACCACGGTCATGGTGGCGCTAACGATAAACAGTGCCTTCTCACTGCATCTCTGACCTGAGTCTCTCCTGTTCGGAGGGAGCTTGAACATCTCGAGTGTTTAGGGGCCATCTGCATTAAACCGTCTGAAGTTAACCATGGCCCTTAAAGTCTTATTGATATGAAGGAAGTactttcaagaaaagaaatagacCTTTTATCCTCCATATGAATTTCAACTGTTTCCAAACGTCTTTCAACTTTACGGTTATTTTATGGCACgcagaaaatttcatttttatatttagcgATCTTTTACATTTCTCAACCTTTTCTGGGTTTGGAAACAAACTTAGCAAAGCCTTCTGAACAGGAGGCTACAAAAAAGCGCTCCATGGTTCACTCTAATAATCCGTGCTTCCACATCTTTATGTGAAATCTCTGATCAGCTTCAACTCTGGTTGTGAGCCATATATCCAACTTTGGTTTATTTCTTCCCCCAGATGGCTGCCCAACTGTCAACTTCTTACTGAGTAATTCTTCTGTTCCCCGCTGATGTGAAATGCCACCTTTACCAAATTTCCATAATTTACTGTGTCTGTCTCTGGACATTCTAGCGTGCCCCATCGCCTGTCTCTTGGTATAACTGTGAATTGGTGTTTCATCTCCACGGTCTCCAGACACAGAAGGCAGGCAGGGGCGGAGGGGACAAAGGAGgcttgcgggggcggggggcggtcagCATCGCCACAGATGTGGAGGGCGCGTCGGCCTGGACCTTGTGTGCAGACACACAGGTTCCCCCAGGCCTGGCCTgcctctactgctgctgctgagtcgcttcagtcatgtccgactctgtgtgaccccatagacggcagcctaccaggctcccctgtccctgggattctccaggcaagaacactggagtgggttgccatttcctcctccagcctgcCTCTACAGAGCTGTGCAAAAGgggaaagagtaaagaaaaacaaacaactttctGCAGCTCCTGAACCGTTAGGAGTCGCTGGGCGCCTCCTCCTCCGGCCTCTCCTTTTACGGACTTGCTCTGCTCGGCCTGCCTTTCTGCTCGCCCCTGGGAACTCCAGACGCAGGCGTTCTGGCTCTGGTGACACAGGACAcgtagggtccttcacacgcacACCGGGGGCCCTCTGCTCACAGTGGCTCCTCTCGCCCCCTCGGCGGGACCCTCGGGACGGTCACCGGTGACTGTGGGCCGGAAGTGGACACAAGCTGCTGCTGGCGTGGGGGACAGTGAATCAGACCCCGAAATGAAGCAACTGGACCGGAACCTCCAGGCCCCTGGGCCCCCCAAGAGGGGCTCATGCTGCTCTCTCCACGGGACTGCCTGCAGGGGGCGCTGCTGACACACTGGCCGGGGCTCTGAGAGCCCAGGCcggcccaggggtgggggaggaggctcttgagagtccctgggctgcaaggaaatctaccctgaatattcactggagggactgatgctgaagctccagtacttcggccgcctgatgtgaagagccagctcgatggcaaagactctgatgctgggaaaggttaggggcaggagaagggggcgtcggaggatgagatggttggatggcatcaccgactagacggacaggagtttgagcaagctccgggagttggtgatggacagggaggcctagtgtgctgcagtccatggggctgcagagagtcggacacgactgagcaactgaacaacaacgatccCTGGACTGAGCACtatcccaggcaggcaggggaccTTGAATGCGCGTCCAACCTTCCTCCCGGAGAGAAGGGCACGCAGGCCAGGGTTCCAAAGCACAAACACAGTAACTCCGCTTCAATCGCCAAGACATTTAGTATCATTTTTCTTAACAAAATGTAACCCTGTGAATATACcttgtttcttttcattactCCCCCAGAAATCCTCGTGCCGCTTTTATTCCTGACAAACAATAAAACTCTGCCAAAAGTTAATGTCAAGAAAGTgattcagagaaaagaaatataatttaaactattttaagaGCACACACTGAAGCAGATGGCATGAAGGATACGGCCATCGTCAAGAAAAAACCTTGCCTCTGGTAAAAAGAACAGCCTTTTTGTTGGACACTAAGAAACAAGTAGGTGTTTTCATAACTGTGCTTCATGCGGAAGCAGATGAATCTGTATCTTCAGAACAAAAAAGACTGCGTGATGCCAGGTTAGCATCCTGCTGCGTAGCACGTATGGACGTGCTCAGCTGTCAAAAATTAACACACTCTCTACACTTATCATTTCTAAACCAATCCTGCCAACCTTTTTCCCCGTCGGCCCCCACCAGCTGAGCTGCATGACAG
Encoded here:
- the CARS2 gene encoding probable cysteine--tRNA ligase, mitochondrial isoform X4, with translation MLGTRRVCAAAWLLRAAPGPEPGRSASGARGQGWLQPAGYDTGVKVYNSLTRRKDPLIVSRADAASWYSCGPTVYDHAHLGHACSYVRFDIIRRILTRVFGCGVVMVMGITDVDDKIIRRANEMSVSPASLARLYEEDFKQDMAALKVLPPTAYLRVTEHVPQIVAFIERLIANGHAYCTAKGNVYFDLQSRGDRYGKLVGVAPVPAGEPVDSDKRHASDFALWKAAKPQEPFWGSPWGNGRPGWHIECSTIASLVFGSRLDIHSGGVDLAFPHHENEIAQCEAFHQCPQWGNYFLHSGHLHVKGGGEKMSKSLKNYITIKDFLRSTSPDVFRLFCLRSSYRSAVDYSEGALLEARRLLRATAAFVEDARAYVRGQLAGGPVQEDVLWERLGRTKAAVQAALADDFDTVRAVDAVMDLVHHGNRQLKAAAECVPGAGSPAALHSLVEELVRFRLKVRQFALASGEAPGEARQQRLLERQPLLEACDTLRRDLAVHGISIKDRSGSSTWELLDQRTEDPKPRS
- the CARS2 gene encoding probable cysteine--tRNA ligase, mitochondrial isoform X5; translated protein: MVMGITDVDDKIIRRANEMSVSPASLARLYEEDFKQDMAALKVLPPTAYLRVTEHVPQIVAFIERLIANGHAYCTAKGNVYFDLQSRGDRYGKLVGVAPVPAGEPVDSDKRHASDFALWKAAKPQEPFWGSPWGNGRPGWHIECSTIASLVFGSRLDIHSGGVDLAFPHHENEIAQCEAFHQCPQWGNYFLHSGHLHVKGGGEKMSKSLKNYITIKDFLRSTSPDVFRLFCLRSSYRSAVDYSEGALLEARRLLRATAAFVEDARAYVRGQLAGGPVQEDVLWERLGRTKAAVQAALADDFDTVRAVDAVMDLVHHGNRQLKAAAEEPRGARSPAVLGAIVASVEQFFETVGISLAERQCVPGAGSPAALHSLVEELVRFRLKVRQFALASGEAPGEARQQRLLERQPLLEACDTLRRDLAVHGISIKERLVHVGAAGSEDRRPQTQELRTATILCPLNHSKAFM